The following proteins come from a genomic window of Burkholderiales bacterium:
- the rpsO gene encoding 30S ribosomal protein S15 — MAVSTAQKAQILKDYQTVNGDTGSTEVQVALLTVRINDLTDHFKTHVKDHHSRQGLLRMVNRRRKLLDYLKGNDAERYRTLIERLGLRK, encoded by the coding sequence ATGGCTGTGAGTACCGCACAAAAAGCGCAAATTTTGAAGGATTATCAAACAGTCAATGGCGATACCGGCTCCACGGAGGTGCAGGTTGCGTTGTTGACCGTCCGCATCAACGATCTGACCGACCATTTCAAGACGCACGTCAAGGATCACCATTCCCGCCAGGGGCTGCTGCGTATGGTCAATCGCCGCCGCAAGTTGCTCGATTATCTCAAGGGCAACGATGCGGAGCGCTACCGCACCCTGATCGAACGCCTCGGCTTGCGCAAATAG